A genomic window from Verrucomicrobiia bacterium includes:
- a CDS encoding AGE family epimerase/isomerase, with protein MAPERLNELARFYCTALIEDCAKFWFPRSLDRKHGGYLHCLDRDGSVLDTDKSVWAQGRMAWMLATLYNTVERRAEWLEWSRLGLDFLDHHCFDTDGRMFFHVTREGKPIRKRRYAFSESFAAIAHAAYTKATGNAHSAQRAHELFDRFVDWNFTPGKMPPKFTEVRPLIGMGPRMITIVTAQELRANLGDDPKLTRWIDRCIGEIERWFVKPDIQCVMEAVAPDGSIVDHFDGRTLNPGHAIEGAWFILHEGRHRQDSRLIKLGCQMLDWMWARGWDREFGGIFYFRDVFDKPVQEYWHDMKFWWPHDEAIIATLLAYQLTRDPKYAEWHRLVHDWSFEHFGDPQHGEWFGYLHRDGRVSVPLKGNLWKSFFHHPRALWYCARLCEEMNEPT; from the coding sequence ATGGCCCCCGAGCGCCTCAACGAACTCGCCCGTTTCTACTGCACCGCGCTGATCGAAGATTGCGCGAAGTTCTGGTTCCCGCGGAGTCTTGATCGCAAGCACGGCGGCTATCTCCATTGCCTCGACCGCGACGGCTCGGTGCTCGACACCGACAAATCGGTCTGGGCGCAGGGCCGCATGGCGTGGATGCTCGCGACGCTTTACAACACCGTTGAACGGCGCGCGGAGTGGCTGGAATGGTCCAGGCTCGGCCTGGACTTCCTCGATCATCACTGTTTCGACACCGATGGCCGGATGTTTTTCCACGTCACCCGCGAGGGAAAGCCCATCCGCAAACGGCGCTATGCCTTCAGCGAATCCTTTGCCGCCATCGCCCACGCGGCTTACACCAAGGCGACGGGCAATGCGCACTCCGCGCAACGGGCGCACGAGTTGTTCGACCGGTTCGTGGACTGGAATTTCACGCCGGGCAAAATGCCGCCCAAGTTCACCGAAGTGCGTCCGCTCATCGGCATGGGCCCGCGCATGATTACGATTGTCACCGCGCAGGAACTCCGCGCCAATCTCGGTGACGATCCGAAACTGACCCGATGGATTGACCGTTGCATCGGGGAAATTGAGCGCTGGTTCGTGAAGCCGGACATTCAATGCGTCATGGAAGCCGTCGCGCCGGATGGCTCGATTGTCGATCACTTCGACGGGCGCACGCTGAATCCCGGCCACGCCATCGAAGGCGCGTGGTTCATTCTGCACGAGGGCCGGCATCGGCAGGATTCCCGCCTCATCAAACTCGGTTGCCAGATGCTCGACTGGATGTGGGCGCGCGGCTGGGACCGCGAGTTCGGCGGCATTTTCTACTTCCGCGATGTCTTCGACAAACCGGTGCAGGAATACTGGCACGATATGAAGTTCTGGTGGCCGCACGACGAGGCGATCATCGCCACGCTGCTGGCGTATCAGCTCACGCGCGATCCCAAATACGCTGAGTGGCACCGGCTCGTGCATGACTGGAGCTTTGAACACTTCGGCGATCCGCAGCACGGCGAGTGGTTTGGCTACCTGCACCGCGACGGTCGAGTTTCGGTTCCGTTGAAGGGCAATCTGTGGAAGAGCTTTTTCCATCATCCGCGTGCGCTGTGGTATTGCGCGCGGTTGTGCGAAGAGATGAACGAACCAACATGA
- a CDS encoding sialidase family protein, which produces MNPLRFIQRNLGGIICLLLVSGCFANEPQLSDVFIAGTDQFKSIRIPSVVVTRLGTVLAIAEGRAQHADQANNKLILKRSTDGGKTWGAQQVIADDGANCLNNPCSVVDRNTGRVIVMYQSYPANHSERDGSIKPGLAGPDIVRNYVVTSADDGVTWSPPLDVTRTTKTPERVTILASGPGIGIQLTRGPHPGRILIPFNEGPFNQWIVLAVYSDDGGKNWKRGEPAPGCRVPNGKGGEISLVNEVQMVELVDGSVMLNSRKWGGKALRKTATSHDGGVTWSKIEEDPALRDPGCMGSIFRYTFPGNGNKSRILYSGPDSSKRENGTVYLSYDEGKTWPVKKVLFPGSFAYSVLTALPDGTLGCLFETDGANRIVFARFTLDWLTDGKDSPPAAKQ; this is translated from the coding sequence ATGAACCCCCTTCGCTTTATCCAAAGAAATCTCGGCGGCATCATTTGTTTGCTGCTCGTCTCTGGCTGTTTCGCGAACGAACCTCAGCTCTCCGACGTTTTTATCGCTGGCACGGACCAGTTCAAATCCATTCGCATTCCCTCTGTGGTCGTGACCAGGCTGGGCACCGTGCTGGCCATCGCCGAGGGCCGGGCGCAGCACGCCGACCAGGCGAACAACAAGCTCATCCTCAAGCGCAGCACGGATGGCGGCAAAACCTGGGGCGCGCAACAGGTCATCGCCGACGACGGCGCGAACTGCCTCAATAATCCCTGCTCCGTCGTGGACCGGAACACCGGCCGCGTCATCGTGATGTATCAATCCTATCCGGCCAACCACAGCGAGCGGGATGGTTCGATCAAGCCCGGTTTGGCCGGGCCGGACATCGTGCGCAATTACGTCGTGACCTCCGCCGATGACGGCGTGACATGGTCGCCGCCGCTCGATGTAACGCGCACGACGAAGACGCCCGAGCGCGTCACGATTCTCGCGAGCGGGCCGGGCATTGGCATTCAATTGACGCGTGGCCCGCATCCGGGACGCATCCTCATCCCGTTCAATGAAGGGCCGTTTAACCAATGGATTGTGCTGGCCGTTTACAGCGATGACGGCGGGAAGAACTGGAAACGAGGTGAGCCCGCCCCCGGCTGCCGGGTGCCGAACGGCAAGGGCGGGGAAATCAGCCTCGTGAACGAAGTCCAGATGGTCGAACTCGTCGATGGCTCCGTGATGCTCAACAGCCGCAAGTGGGGCGGCAAGGCGCTCCGCAAAACCGCCACGAGCCATGATGGCGGTGTAACGTGGTCGAAGATCGAGGAGGATCCTGCGTTGCGCGACCCCGGCTGCATGGGGTCCATCTTCCGCTACACCTTTCCTGGGAACGGCAATAAGAGCCGCATCCTTTACTCCGGTCCGGATAGTTCGAAGCGCGAGAATGGCACCGTTTACTTGAGTTATGACGAAGGCAAAACCTGGCCGGTGAAGAAGGTGCTGTTCCCCGGAAGTTTTGCTTACAGCGTTTTGACCGCGCTGCCGGACGGCACGCTTGGCTGCCTCTTCGAGACGGACGGCGCCAACCGCATCGTTTTCGCGCGCTTCACCCTGGACTGGTTGACGGACGGGAAAGACTCGCCGCCCGCCGCCAAACAGTGA
- a CDS encoding YdcF family protein: protein MNADIQAAAQIVWDYHRLGHVLEPADLLFVLGSHDLRVAEHAADLFHRGLAPLVVLSGGFGVRLVSPWTKSEAEMFAEVMQHRGVPATALLLEPRSTNTGENVRFTRELLAARGLAVQSVIAVQKPYMERRTFATIRQQWSEVALRVSSPPLDFEAYCDSNIPIRDIIEFMVGDLQRIMEYPQLGFMIPQEVPERVVAAYETLVIAGFTRHLIPRSK, encoded by the coding sequence GTGAACGCCGACATCCAAGCCGCCGCGCAAATTGTCTGGGATTATCACCGGCTCGGCCACGTGCTGGAGCCGGCGGATCTCCTCTTCGTGCTCGGCAGCCACGACCTGCGCGTGGCCGAACATGCGGCGGATTTGTTCCACCGCGGACTCGCACCGCTGGTGGTGCTGTCCGGCGGGTTCGGCGTGCGTCTGGTCAGTCCGTGGACGAAGTCCGAGGCGGAAATGTTTGCGGAGGTGATGCAGCACCGCGGGGTGCCGGCGACGGCGTTGCTGCTGGAACCGCGTTCGACGAACACGGGTGAGAATGTCCGGTTCACGCGCGAACTGCTGGCCGCCCGGGGCCTCGCGGTTCAGTCGGTCATTGCGGTGCAAAAGCCCTACATGGAGCGGCGGACGTTCGCCACGATTCGTCAACAGTGGTCGGAGGTCGCGCTGCGCGTCTCCTCACCACCGCTCGATTTCGAGGCCTACTGCGATTCCAACATTCCCATCCGCGACATCATTGAATTCATGGTCGGCGATCTGCAACGCATCATGGAATACCCGCAACTCGGCTTCATGATTCCGCAGGAAGTGCCGGAGCGCGTCGTGGCGGCTTACGAAACGCTCGTCATCGCCGGGTTCACCCGCCATTTGATTCCGCGCTCAAAATGA
- a CDS encoding alpha-L-fucosidase — protein sequence MKSIIIAAFYSVALMAVAETPKTHTPPPEFKETAAEHDARMQWFRDAHFGMFIHWGLYSQLAGEWQDKTITGGAEWIQNYLNIPSSQYSTLTNQFNPVKFNADSWAGLMERAGVKYIAITTKHHDGFCMWPTKQNRDWNISVTPFPRDPLKELSEACNRHNVRFGIYHSVMDWHHPDWPGKSFNDQRQGTPDKARFKAYLYAELKELFTDYGPIGIVWYDGTWDRKAWTSQDGKELEDYTRSLQPSVILDNRSGWVPPQRKLGFAVKNDYGYTAAGDYISPEGEVPPTGMPGIDWETCQTMQLPNNWGYNRLVGFRPFKDLLQQLVDVTSKGGNMLLNIGPDAEGEILPQARQCLEKFGDWMKLNAESIHGTRASPFAELPFNGRCTQKPGVLYLHVFAWPQNRKLAVPARNKVIRAYLLADARRAALKTTRSPYGIEINLPEAAPDPIDAVLAVEIEGAPQVIPSPEKLSLGKPVEVSSFWAGREEELNKDHITDGKLPTIWAAEEKARSASVTVDLQNECEVGGAMLSDAPYGRTQAFDVEAQVNGGWKKVASGTTIGSELRLNFAPVKARYFRLNIRQASDTPVVAEFQLFAY from the coding sequence ATGAAAAGCATCATTATTGCCGCATTTTATTCTGTGGCGTTGATGGCCGTGGCTGAGACGCCGAAAACTCATACGCCGCCGCCTGAATTCAAGGAAACCGCCGCCGAGCACGACGCGCGAATGCAATGGTTTCGCGACGCGCATTTCGGGATGTTCATCCATTGGGGCTTGTATTCGCAACTCGCCGGCGAGTGGCAGGACAAAACCATCACCGGCGGCGCCGAGTGGATTCAGAATTACCTGAACATCCCCAGCTCGCAATACAGCACGCTGACCAACCAGTTCAATCCGGTGAAGTTCAACGCCGATTCCTGGGCCGGGCTCATGGAGCGCGCCGGCGTGAAATACATCGCCATTACCACCAAGCATCACGATGGATTTTGCATGTGGCCGACGAAGCAAAACCGCGACTGGAACATCAGCGTCACGCCGTTCCCGCGCGACCCGCTCAAGGAACTTTCAGAAGCCTGCAACCGCCACAACGTGCGTTTTGGCATCTATCATTCGGTGATGGACTGGCATCATCCCGACTGGCCGGGGAAGAGCTTCAACGACCAACGGCAAGGAACGCCCGACAAGGCACGGTTCAAGGCTTATCTTTACGCCGAGTTGAAGGAGCTTTTCACGGACTACGGGCCGATTGGCATTGTATGGTATGACGGGACCTGGGATCGCAAGGCTTGGACGTCGCAGGATGGCAAGGAACTCGAAGACTACACGCGCTCGCTCCAGCCGAGCGTCATCCTCGACAACCGCTCCGGCTGGGTGCCGCCGCAGCGCAAGCTCGGCTTTGCCGTCAAAAATGACTACGGCTACACCGCTGCCGGCGACTACATTTCACCCGAGGGCGAAGTGCCGCCGACGGGCATGCCGGGCATTGACTGGGAAACGTGCCAGACGATGCAGTTGCCGAACAACTGGGGCTACAACCGGCTCGTTGGCTTCCGCCCGTTCAAGGATTTGCTTCAGCAACTCGTGGACGTGACGAGCAAAGGTGGCAACATGCTGCTCAACATCGGACCGGACGCCGAAGGCGAAATCCTGCCGCAGGCGCGGCAGTGCTTGGAAAAATTCGGCGACTGGATGAAACTCAATGCCGAATCCATCCACGGCACGCGCGCCTCGCCGTTTGCGGAATTGCCATTTAACGGCCGATGCACGCAAAAGCCCGGCGTGCTTTACCTGCACGTTTTCGCCTGGCCGCAGAACAGGAAACTTGCCGTGCCGGCCCGGAACAAAGTCATCCGCGCTTATCTTCTGGCCGACGCCAGACGCGCGGCGTTGAAGACGACCCGCTCGCCCTACGGCATTGAAATCAACCTGCCCGAAGCCGCGCCCGACCCGATTGATGCTGTCCTGGCGGTGGAAATCGAAGGAGCGCCGCAAGTCATCCCGTCGCCGGAAAAATTGTCACTGGGCAAACCCGTGGAAGTCTCGAGCTTTTGGGCAGGCCGCGAAGAGGAGTTGAACAAGGATCACATTACCGACGGAAAGCTGCCAACGATTTGGGCGGCGGAAGAAAAAGCTCGTTCCGCCTCGGTGACTGTTGACCTGCAAAATGAATGTGAAGTCGGCGGGGCGATGTTGAGCGACGCACCGTATGGGCGAACGCAGGCGTTTGACGTGGAGGCGCAGGTGAACGGTGGGTGGAAGAAGGTCGCGTCCGGCACGACCATCGGCAGCGAACTGCGACTAAACTTTGCCCCGGTGAAGGCACGTTATTTCCGGCTCAACATCCGGCAGGCCAGTGATACGCCAGTGGTGGCGGAGTTTCAATTGTTCGCCTATTAA
- a CDS encoding sialate O-acetylesterase gives MKRIISVVFALVWSAFSAPGVGLSLAPWFTDNLVLQRDIPVPVWGTASPGERIIVTFAGQRKTTLADPSGCWQVVLDPLPASFAARTLTAEATDTLRLTNILVGEVWLAAGQSNMEFPLSREAHASAELPVAANASLRLLNLSFAGQYLYAKPFGANELSRMTPEQFYSGTWCECSPASAKDFSAIAYFFGHELQPELHVPLGIIHLAVGGSPTEAWIRRAALAADPELGVMTRGNWLTNATLDDWCRERGHQNFDAPLQSGLAVPGDDLGPNHPFKPGFLWEAGPARLRPFAIRGVLWYQGESNSLEPRRVAQHEKLFPLLVRDWRAQWGQLRLPFLYCQLSSIGTNGGYKASCWPDFRDQQRRFLGAIPDTAMAVTSDLGHPTDVHPRNKRDVGHRLALAALALVYGREVEFSGPLIQSVERRGDQVLVRFQHANGLKTTDGEPPNDFEVAGEDGQFFPAVAAIQGGVVVLTCPRVSRAVEARYAWQPFPTPVQNLVNAAGLPASTFREAVSR, from the coding sequence ATGAAACGAATCATTTCGGTTGTATTCGCATTGGTCTGGAGTGCTTTCAGCGCACCCGGGGTGGGCCTCAGTCTCGCTCCGTGGTTTACGGACAACCTGGTGTTGCAGCGCGACATACCGGTGCCGGTGTGGGGAACAGCCAGCCCGGGCGAACGCATCATCGTTACCTTCGCCGGCCAGCGGAAAACGACTCTGGCGGATCCTTCGGGGTGCTGGCAGGTGGTGCTTGACCCGTTGCCGGCGAGTTTTGCGGCGCGCACGTTGACCGCCGAAGCGACAGACACACTGCGTTTGACGAACATTTTGGTGGGCGAAGTCTGGCTGGCCGCGGGCCAGTCGAACATGGAGTTTCCGTTGTCCCGCGAGGCACACGCCAGCGCTGAACTGCCCGTGGCCGCGAATGCCAGCTTGCGCCTGCTTAATCTTTCTTTTGCCGGGCAGTATTTATACGCGAAGCCGTTTGGTGCGAATGAGCTTTCGCGCATGACACCGGAGCAATTCTACTCCGGCACTTGGTGCGAGTGCTCGCCCGCTTCGGCAAAGGATTTCTCCGCCATTGCCTACTTTTTCGGCCATGAATTGCAGCCGGAACTCCACGTGCCGCTCGGCATCATTCATCTGGCCGTGGGTGGCAGTCCGACCGAAGCGTGGATTCGCCGCGCGGCGCTCGCGGCCGATCCGGAACTCGGCGTGATGACCCGCGGCAACTGGCTCACCAATGCCACACTGGATGACTGGTGCCGCGAGCGCGGTCACCAGAATTTCGATGCGCCGCTCCAGTCGGGTCTCGCGGTTCCCGGCGATGATCTGGGGCCGAATCATCCCTTCAAACCGGGCTTCCTTTGGGAGGCCGGACCAGCGCGGCTGCGGCCGTTCGCGATTCGCGGCGTGCTTTGGTATCAGGGCGAGAGCAATTCGCTCGAACCGCGGCGCGTGGCCCAGCATGAGAAACTCTTTCCGCTGCTCGTCCGCGACTGGCGTGCGCAATGGGGGCAGTTGCGACTGCCGTTCCTTTACTGCCAGCTTTCCAGCATCGGCACCAACGGCGGCTACAAAGCGTCGTGCTGGCCTGATTTCCGTGACCAGCAGCGGCGGTTCCTGGGAGCCATCCCTGACACGGCGATGGCCGTGACTAGCGACCTCGGCCATCCCACCGATGTGCATCCGCGCAACAAGCGCGACGTCGGACATCGCCTCGCGTTGGCGGCGCTGGCGCTGGTTTACGGACGCGAAGTTGAATTCAGCGGCCCGTTGATCCAGAGCGTCGAGCGCCGCGGCGACCAGGTGCTGGTCCGCTTTCAACATGCGAACGGACTGAAAACCACCGACGGAGAGCCGCCAAATGACTTCGAGGTCGCCGGTGAGGACGGGCAGTTCTTCCCCGCGGTCGCCGCCATCCAGGGCGGCGTGGTGGTGCTGACGTGTCCACGAGTTTCACGCGCGGTTGAAGCCCGTTATGCGTGGCAACCGTTTCCCACGCCGGTGCAAAACCTCGTCAATGCCGCTGGTCTTCCCGCCTCCACCTTTCGCGAAGCAGTGAGCCGCTGA
- a CDS encoding exo-alpha-sialidase, with protein sequence MQPRFLMILGALSLGWGAPALGGQTLRLFVLTGQSNSLGTPATTVTNMVLARPSNHPVDSRVPFFWDNTADGTAAGDAALGASAGWTNISPQTGGYYPGSAEHWGPEAGFARMLWDAGYHDFGIVKASRGGGGNSYWDKTNADHHMYDKVVNTVSNAVLVLPPGYTNFQVVGLLYVQGESNDATEADQADTRFAALLENLRADLPHAAGMNAVFGEIGSDATGNRLLTTQRQMNLAAARADIGFARSTGLPIQNVDGLNVHYAADSLIVLGERMAAEAMRMGVLPEQPLPELDSLHAWYQGDHGVVPTTNATVARWSDLASGTTARDLTQIVGTPALVAGRFLAAPKQNFIRFNGTNQAAWATFASFGSLNGPRTLAFALRVNDANDGFLFDGSTGSGMTRAQVRSNFWQAGVQIGPAATGANPDTPTAPRVTGKWQFHEFSYVPTNGATRVQHWINGTNVADFLDPETNGLGGLILGANVQAQRFLSVDLGEVLVYQTELSPAERALLLTHLQARWNSPAEAPAAAGVYAWYAGDDGLATLADNYTINTWANLGTAATNTTFTAARRNLSHVTSAPQKVWLRFTDGTPAAAVAFDGNDALWAAQSDFGTLNGDRTLMAMVRVVNAVPQGFLFDSSSYTVGLTRAQVHDGNWQVSAYGAGASGAAGAAGRVTASATTNVWQVHAFVVTTNDLRFRHFIDGVEGAAVTNAVPGALGGLIVGANASAGLGIRAEVAELMVFNAALDDGTRTNLESYLAAKWAGVTADPDAPTPPPQPNFVRVFTGGGDGYTCFRIPVLVTTAKGTVIAMSDGRIGSCGDIPTPLDLVFKRSFDNGATWGPLQVVADYGSNPNDVDTYPAYGMTNIARVSAGDAALLLDRSNGRVWALYDNGGVTNGARKIKLEQRYSDDDGATWSAVVDLEAANPGLRPAGGEFLTGPGNGIQMTEGPHAGRLIFPVYHYASPSASGVIYSDDHGATWQRGALVTGGGEIQVCETAGGGLLASMRDNNFAWNGVRTFARSTDGGATWSAPYTNTVVPPTMPDPACQGNVYRLTTTNNSNASRLVHVNAASSSSRMNLTLRISYDEGQSWPVSNQIYAAGAAYSSVTKLATGDIGVLFEKDPYGNLDYARRSIAEVTAGADALPAYDVWAGEHFTPAQLSDPAVSGPEADPDGDGRNNFEEFVAGTDPLSAASFLQLKVSPTGTGAELGFAGVSNKSYTIQYRDALAGDAWQRLANVNTLASNSTITLSVGVTNDKRFFRLATPQLP encoded by the coding sequence ATGCAACCTCGCTTCCTGATGATCCTCGGCGCGCTCAGCTTGGGATGGGGTGCACCGGCATTGGGTGGACAGACGCTGCGACTGTTCGTGCTCACGGGCCAGTCAAACAGCCTTGGCACACCGGCCACCACCGTCACCAACATGGTTTTGGCGCGCCCGTCGAATCATCCCGTGGATTCGCGGGTGCCGTTTTTCTGGGACAACACGGCGGATGGCACGGCCGCCGGTGACGCGGCGCTGGGGGCATCCGCAGGCTGGACGAACATCAGCCCGCAGACCGGCGGCTACTACCCGGGCAGTGCGGAGCATTGGGGCCCGGAGGCCGGCTTTGCCCGGATGCTTTGGGACGCGGGCTATCACGACTTCGGCATCGTGAAGGCCAGCCGCGGCGGCGGCGGGAATTCCTACTGGGACAAGACCAACGCCGATCATCACATGTATGACAAGGTGGTGAACACCGTCAGCAACGCCGTGCTCGTCCTGCCGCCGGGCTACACGAATTTCCAGGTGGTCGGACTGTTGTATGTGCAAGGCGAGAGCAACGATGCCACGGAAGCCGACCAGGCCGACACCCGTTTTGCCGCGTTGCTGGAAAACCTGCGCGCCGACCTGCCGCACGCCGCCGGCATGAACGCGGTGTTCGGCGAGATTGGCAGCGACGCCACGGGCAACCGCCTGCTCACCACGCAGCGCCAGATGAATCTCGCCGCTGCGCGGGCTGACATTGGGTTCGCCCGTTCGACAGGATTGCCGATTCAAAACGTGGACGGGCTGAACGTGCATTACGCCGCCGATTCGCTGATTGTGTTGGGCGAACGCATGGCCGCGGAAGCCATGCGCATGGGTGTCCTGCCGGAACAGCCGCTGCCGGAGCTCGATTCACTCCACGCCTGGTATCAGGGCGATCACGGGGTGGTGCCGACGACGAACGCCACGGTGGCCCGTTGGAGCGATCTCGCCAGCGGAACCACGGCGCGCGATCTGACCCAGATTGTCGGCACGCCGGCGCTGGTTGCGGGCCGGTTCCTCGCCGCGCCAAAGCAGAACTTTATTCGCTTCAATGGCACGAATCAGGCCGCCTGGGCCACGTTCGCAAGCTTCGGTTCGCTGAACGGTCCCCGCACCCTGGCGTTCGCCCTGCGCGTGAACGATGCGAACGACGGTTTTCTCTTCGACGGCTCAACCGGCAGCGGCATGACCCGCGCCCAGGTGCGTTCCAACTTCTGGCAGGCCGGCGTGCAGATTGGTCCCGCGGCCACGGGGGCCAACCCGGACACGCCCACAGCACCACGGGTAACAGGCAAATGGCAGTTTCACGAGTTCAGTTACGTTCCGACCAACGGCGCCACGCGCGTGCAGCACTGGATCAACGGCACGAACGTGGCCGACTTTCTGGACCCCGAAACCAACGGCCTCGGCGGACTCATCCTTGGCGCCAACGTGCAGGCGCAACGCTTCCTCTCCGTGGACCTCGGCGAAGTGCTGGTTTATCAGACCGAACTCTCGCCGGCCGAACGCGCCCTTTTGCTCACACATCTGCAGGCGCGCTGGAATTCCCCTGCGGAGGCGCCCGCCGCCGCGGGTGTATATGCGTGGTATGCCGGCGATGACGGGCTGGCCACGCTGGCGGACAACTACACCATCAACACCTGGGCCAACCTGGGCACTGCCGCAACCAACACGACGTTCACGGCGGCCAGGCGCAACCTGAGTCATGTCACCAGCGCGCCGCAAAAAGTCTGGCTCCGCTTTACCGACGGCACGCCCGCGGCCGCGGTGGCGTTTGACGGCAACGACGCCTTGTGGGCGGCGCAATCGGATTTCGGAACGCTGAATGGCGACCGCACATTGATGGCGATGGTGCGCGTCGTCAATGCGGTGCCGCAGGGGTTCCTCTTCGACAGCAGTTCCTACACGGTCGGCTTGACCCGCGCGCAGGTGCATGATGGCAACTGGCAGGTGAGCGCTTATGGCGCGGGAGCCAGTGGCGCGGCCGGAGCGGCGGGGCGGGTGACGGCGTCCGCCACGACCAACGTCTGGCAGGTGCACGCGTTTGTGGTGACGACGAACGATCTGCGCTTCCGGCATTTTATCGACGGCGTGGAAGGCGCCGCCGTGACCAATGCCGTGCCGGGCGCGCTGGGCGGTTTGATTGTTGGCGCGAATGCGTCGGCGGGGCTCGGCATCCGTGCCGAGGTGGCGGAACTGATGGTTTTCAATGCGGCCCTGGACGACGGCACGCGCACCAATCTGGAGAGTTACCTGGCGGCCAAGTGGGCGGGCGTGACGGCTGATCCCGACGCGCCCACGCCACCACCGCAGCCCAATTTCGTCCGCGTCTTCACCGGCGGCGGCGACGGTTACACGTGCTTTCGCATTCCCGTGCTGGTCACGACGGCAAAGGGCACGGTGATCGCCATGTCCGACGGGCGCATTGGCAGTTGCGGTGACATCCCGACGCCGCTGGATCTGGTCTTCAAACGCAGCTTTGACAACGGCGCCACGTGGGGACCTTTGCAAGTCGTGGCGGACTACGGCAGCAACCCCAACGACGTGGACACTTATCCGGCCTACGGCATGACGAACATTGCGCGGGTTTCGGCGGGCGATGCGGCATTGCTGCTCGACCGCAGCAACGGCCGGGTCTGGGCCTTGTATGACAACGGCGGCGTGACCAACGGTGCGCGAAAAATCAAACTTGAACAGCGTTACAGCGACGACGACGGCGCAACGTGGTCGGCGGTGGTGGATCTCGAAGCCGCGAATCCAGGCCTCCGGCCGGCCGGGGGCGAGTTTCTCACCGGGCCGGGCAATGGCATCCAAATGACCGAAGGTCCGCATGCCGGACGATTGATCTTCCCGGTGTATCACTATGCCAGCCCCTCGGCGTCCGGCGTCATCTACAGCGACGATCACGGCGCGACCTGGCAGCGCGGCGCGCTCGTCACCGGCGGCGGTGAGATTCAGGTCTGCGAAACGGCGGGCGGGGGACTGCTGGCCTCGATGCGGGACAACAATTTTGCGTGGAACGGCGTGCGGACATTCGCGCGCAGCACCGATGGCGGGGCGACGTGGAGCGCACCCTACACCAACACCGTGGTGCCGCCCACGATGCCCGACCCGGCGTGTCAGGGGAATGTTTACCGGCTGACCACCACCAACAACAGCAACGCCAGCCGGCTCGTGCACGTCAATGCCGCCAGTTCGTCCAGCCGCATGAACCTGACCTTGCGCATCAGTTACGACGAAGGCCAGTCGTGGCCCGTCAGCAACCAGATTTATGCCGCGGGCGCGGCGTATTCGTCCGTTACAAAGCTCGCCACGGGTGACATCGGCGTGTTGTTCGAGAAGGACCCCTACGGCAATCTGGATTACGCCCGCCGGTCCATCGCCGAGGTGACGGCCGGCGCGGACGCATTGCCGGCGTATGACGTGTGGGCAGGAGAGCACTTCACGCCGGCGCAATTGTCGGATCCCGCGGTGTCCGGCCCGGAAGCCGATCCCGACGGTGACGGGCGCAACAACTTTGAAGAATTCGTTGCCGGCACGGATCCGCTTTCGGCGGCGAGTTTTCTCCAATTGAAGGTCTCACCCACAGGAACGGGCGCCGAACTTGGCTTCGCGGGCGTGTCCAACAAGAGTTACACGATTCAATACCGGGACGCATTGGCAGGTGATGCGTGGCAGCGGCTGGCCAATGTAAACACCCTGGCCAGCAACAGCACGATCACGCTGTCCGTCGGGGTGACGAACGACAAACGGTTCTTTCGTCTCGCCACGCCACAGTTACCTTGA